Proteins encoded in a region of the Streptomyces sp. NBC_00310 genome:
- a CDS encoding AMP-binding protein has translation MTEPSYTHGTSDTVLLGDTIGANLDRAVAAWPDREVLVDVPSGRRWTYAQFAADVDRLAYALLASGVAKGDRVGIWAVNCPEWVLVQYATARIGAIMVNINPAYRTHEVEYVLNQAGVCLLFASLSHRTSDYRSMVEQVRSRCPKLRETVYIGDPSWDALIARGTPVPYEELSCDDPINIQYTSGTTGFPKGATLSHHNILNNGYFVGELIAYTEQDRICVPVPFYHCFGMVMGNLAATSHGACIVIPAPAFDPKATLDAVQQERCTSLYGVPTMFIAELNLPDFDAYDLSSLRTGIMAGSPCPVEVMKRVVAEMHMTEVSICYGMTETSPVSTQTRRDDDLEHRTGTVGRVLPHIEVKIVDPVTGVTRPRGAAGELCTRGYSVMLGYWEEPEKTAEAVDAGRWMHTGDLATMREDGYVEIVGRIKDMIIRGGENIYPREIEEFLYGHPKIADVQVVGVPHERYGEEVLACVIPREAAEPLTLEELRAFCDGQLAHYKIPSALRILDSFPMTVSGKVRKIELRERYTTE, from the coding sequence GTGACGGAGCCGTCGTACACGCACGGTACGAGCGACACGGTCCTGCTCGGCGACACGATCGGTGCCAACCTCGACCGGGCGGTCGCGGCCTGGCCCGACCGCGAGGTGCTCGTCGACGTGCCGTCCGGGCGGCGCTGGACGTACGCCCAATTCGCCGCGGACGTGGACCGGTTGGCGTACGCCCTGCTCGCGAGCGGCGTGGCCAAGGGCGACCGGGTCGGTATCTGGGCGGTCAACTGCCCCGAGTGGGTGCTCGTCCAGTACGCCACCGCCCGTATCGGCGCGATCATGGTGAACATCAACCCGGCCTACCGCACCCACGAGGTCGAGTACGTCCTCAACCAGGCCGGTGTCTGCCTGCTCTTCGCCTCGCTCAGCCACAGGACGAGCGACTACCGGTCGATGGTCGAGCAAGTCCGCTCCAGGTGCCCGAAGTTGAGGGAGACCGTCTACATCGGGGACCCGAGCTGGGACGCGCTGATCGCGCGCGGGACGCCGGTGCCGTACGAGGAACTGTCCTGCGACGACCCGATCAACATCCAGTACACCTCGGGTACCACGGGCTTCCCCAAGGGGGCGACCCTCTCCCACCACAACATCCTCAACAACGGTTACTTCGTGGGGGAGTTGATCGCATACACCGAGCAGGACCGGATCTGCGTGCCCGTGCCCTTCTACCACTGCTTCGGCATGGTGATGGGCAATCTCGCGGCGACCTCGCACGGCGCCTGCATCGTCATCCCGGCCCCGGCCTTCGACCCGAAGGCCACGCTGGACGCCGTCCAGCAGGAGCGCTGCACCTCCCTGTACGGTGTACCGACCATGTTCATCGCGGAGTTGAACCTCCCCGACTTCGACGCCTACGACCTCTCGTCCCTGCGCACCGGCATCATGGCGGGCTCGCCCTGTCCGGTGGAGGTGATGAAGCGGGTGGTCGCCGAGATGCACATGACGGAGGTCTCGATCTGCTACGGCATGACGGAGACCTCGCCCGTCTCCACCCAGACCCGGCGCGACGACGACCTGGAACACCGCACCGGGACGGTCGGCCGCGTCCTCCCGCACATCGAGGTGAAGATCGTCGACCCGGTGACCGGGGTGACCCGACCACGCGGTGCGGCAGGTGAGTTGTGCACCCGTGGCTACAGCGTGATGCTCGGCTACTGGGAGGAGCCGGAGAAGACCGCCGAGGCCGTCGACGCCGGCCGGTGGATGCACACCGGCGACCTGGCGACGATGCGCGAGGACGGGTACGTCGAAATCGTCGGCCGGATCAAGGACATGATCATCCGGGGCGGCGAGAACATCTACCCGCGCGAGATCGAGGAGTTCCTGTACGGCCACCCGAAGATCGCCGACGTCCAGGTGGTGGGCGTACCGCACGAGCGCTACGGCGAGGAGGTGCTGGCCTGTGTCATCCCGCGCGAGGCCGCCGAACCGCTCACGCTGGAGGAGCTACGGGCCTTCTGCGACGGGCAGTTGGCGCACTACAAGATCCCGAGCGCGCTGCGGATCCTGGACTCCTTCCCGATGACGGTGTCGGGGAAGGTGCGGAAGATCGAGCTGCGGGAGCGGTACACGACCGAGTAG
- the gcl gene encoding glyoxylate carboligase — translation MARMTAARAAVEILKREGVRDAFGVPGAAINPFYAALKASGGIQHTLARHVEGAAHMAEGYTRTRPGNIGVCVGTSGPAGTDMITGLYSATGDSIPILCVTGQAPTAVLHKEDFQAVDIASIARPVTKMAVTVLEAAQVPGVFQQAFHLMRSGRPGPVLVDLPIDVQLTEIEFDPDTYEPLPVYQPAATRAQIEKAIGLLNESERPLIVAGGGIINADASELLVELAELTGVPVVPTLMGWGVLPDDHELNAGLVGLQTSHRYGNATFLESDFVLGIGNRWANRHTGKLDVYTAGRTFVHVDIEPTQIGRIFAPDYGIASDAGAALELFVAVARELKAQGRMPDRSAWAAATQDRKARLQRRTHFDDIPIKPQRVYEEMNKAFGPETRYVSTIGLSQIAGAQMLHVYRPRHWINCGQAGPLGWTIPAALGVAKADPEASVVALSGDYDFQFMIEELAVGAQHRIPYVHVLVNNSYLGLIRQAQRAFDIDFQVNLEFENVNSPELGVYGVDHVKVAEGLGCRAIRVTDPAELGAAFEQAKKLAAEYRVPVVVEAILERVTNISMSTTNDIGNVVEFEEIATEPGHAPTSIRALRV, via the coding sequence ATGGCTCGTATGACCGCTGCCCGCGCGGCAGTCGAGATCCTCAAGCGTGAGGGCGTCCGTGACGCGTTCGGTGTCCCCGGCGCGGCGATCAACCCCTTCTACGCGGCCCTGAAGGCCTCCGGCGGCATCCAGCACACCCTCGCCCGGCACGTCGAGGGCGCGGCGCACATGGCCGAGGGCTACACCCGCACCCGCCCCGGCAACATCGGCGTGTGCGTCGGCACCTCGGGGCCCGCCGGCACCGACATGATCACCGGGCTCTACTCGGCCACCGGTGACTCCATACCGATCCTCTGCGTCACCGGCCAGGCGCCCACGGCCGTGCTCCACAAGGAGGACTTCCAGGCCGTCGACATCGCCTCCATCGCCAGGCCCGTCACCAAGATGGCCGTCACCGTCCTGGAGGCAGCGCAGGTCCCCGGCGTCTTCCAGCAGGCCTTCCACCTGATGCGCTCCGGGCGCCCCGGTCCCGTCCTCGTCGACCTGCCCATCGACGTCCAGCTCACCGAGATCGAGTTCGACCCGGACACGTACGAGCCGCTCCCGGTCTACCAACCCGCCGCCACCCGCGCCCAGATCGAGAAGGCGATCGGGCTGCTGAACGAGTCGGAGCGGCCGCTGATCGTCGCGGGCGGCGGGATCATCAACGCCGACGCCTCCGAACTCCTCGTGGAATTAGCCGAGTTGACCGGAGTTCCCGTCGTCCCCACGCTCATGGGCTGGGGTGTCCTGCCCGACGACCACGAGCTGAACGCCGGCCTGGTCGGTCTGCAGACCTCGCACCGCTACGGCAACGCGACCTTCCTGGAGTCCGACTTCGTCCTCGGCATCGGCAACCGCTGGGCCAACCGGCACACCGGGAAACTGGACGTCTACACGGCCGGGCGGACGTTCGTCCACGTCGACATCGAGCCCACCCAGATCGGCAGGATCTTCGCCCCCGACTACGGCATCGCGTCCGACGCCGGGGCCGCACTGGAGCTGTTCGTGGCGGTGGCACGGGAGTTGAAGGCGCAAGGGAGGATGCCGGACCGCTCCGCGTGGGCGGCCGCCACGCAGGACCGCAAGGCCCGCCTCCAGCGCCGCACGCACTTCGACGACATCCCGATCAAGCCGCAGCGCGTCTACGAGGAGATGAACAAGGCCTTCGGCCCCGAGACCCGCTACGTCTCCACCATCGGCCTCTCGCAGATCGCCGGCGCCCAGATGCTGCACGTCTACCGCCCGCGCCACTGGATCAACTGCGGCCAGGCGGGCCCGCTGGGCTGGACGATCCCCGCCGCGCTCGGCGTCGCGAAGGCCGACCCGGAGGCGTCCGTCGTCGCCCTCTCCGGCGACTACGACTTCCAGTTCATGATCGAGGAGCTGGCGGTCGGGGCGCAGCACCGCATCCCGTACGTCCACGTCCTGGTCAACAACTCCTACCTGGGCCTCATCCGCCAGGCCCAGCGCGCCTTCGACATCGACTTCCAGGTCAACCTGGAGTTCGAGAACGTCAACTCGCCCGAGCTGGGCGTCTACGGCGTCGACCACGTCAAGGTCGCCGAGGGCCTCGGCTGCAGGGCGATCCGGGTGACCGACCCGGCCGAACTGGGCGCCGCCTTCGAGCAGGCGAAGAAGCTCGCGGCGGAGTACCGGGTGCCGGTCGTCGTCGAGGCGATCCTGGAACGTGTCACCAACATCTCGATGTCCACGACGAACGACATCGGCAACGTGGTGGAGTTCGAGGAGATCGCGACGGAGCCGGGACACGCGCCCACGTCGATCAGGGCGTTGCGGGTGTGA
- a CDS encoding 2-hydroxy-3-oxopropionate reductase, with protein sequence MSNLPKIAWIGLGIMGSPMSENLIKAGYEVTGHTLEQDKLDRLTAVGGTAAASVAEAVRDADVVITMVPASPQVEAIAYGPAGILRNARPGTLLIDMSSITPQTSVDLARAAQQKGIRVLDAPVSGGEAGAIEAVLSIMVGGEQADFDEAAPVFEALGRTIVLCGPHGSGQTVKAANQLIVAVNIQACAEAVVFLEKSGVDLKAALDVLGGGLAGSTVLTRKKDNFLNRDFKPGFRIDLHHKDMGIVTDAARTVGAALPVGAVVAQLVASLRAQGDGGLDHSALLRAVDRLSGARV encoded by the coding sequence ATGAGCAATCTCCCCAAGATCGCGTGGATAGGCCTCGGCATCATGGGCTCCCCCATGTCCGAGAACCTGATCAAAGCGGGTTACGAGGTCACGGGCCACACCCTGGAGCAGGACAAGCTCGACCGGCTGACCGCCGTCGGCGGTACCGCGGCGGCCTCCGTCGCCGAGGCGGTGCGCGACGCCGACGTCGTCATCACGATGGTGCCCGCCTCCCCGCAGGTCGAGGCCATCGCGTACGGCCCTGCCGGCATCCTGCGCAACGCCAGGCCCGGCACCCTGCTGATCGACATGTCGTCCATCACCCCGCAGACCTCGGTCGACCTCGCGAGGGCGGCGCAGCAGAAGGGCATCCGGGTGCTCGACGCCCCGGTGTCCGGCGGTGAGGCCGGCGCGATCGAGGCCGTGCTGTCCATCATGGTCGGCGGCGAGCAGGCCGACTTCGACGAGGCCGCGCCGGTCTTCGAGGCGCTCGGCAGGACCATCGTGCTGTGCGGTCCGCACGGCTCCGGCCAGACCGTGAAGGCCGCGAACCAGCTGATCGTCGCCGTGAACATCCAGGCGTGCGCCGAGGCCGTGGTCTTCCTGGAGAAGTCGGGCGTGGACCTGAAGGCGGCGCTCGACGTCCTGGGCGGCGGGCTCGCCGGCTCGACCGTGCTGACCCGCAAGAAGGACAACTTCCTGAACCGGGACTTCAAGCCGGGCTTCCGCATCGACCTGCACCACAAGGACATGGGCATCGTCACCGACGCCGCCCGTACCGTGGGCGCCGCCCTGCCCGTCGGCGCCGTGGTGGCCCAGTTGGTCGCCTCGCTGCGCGCCCAGGGCGACGGCGGCCTCGACCACTCGGCCCTGCTGCGCGCCGTGGACCGCCTCTCCGGCGCCCGGGTCTGA
- a CDS encoding TIM barrel protein, with protein sequence MGFAEQRYNVNLSILFTELPLLERPAAAAAAGFTAVELWWPWVDSPTPARSELDALRGAIEDAGVRLTGLNFYSGVLPGPDRGALSIPGEESERFRANIDVAADFAGSVGCGALNALYGNRVAGVDPAEQDALALRNLVLAARAADRIGAMLLIEVLNKVESPLYPLVSAPAAVCVVDKVNQASGLGNARFLMDLYHLSMNGEDLPRVIAEYADRTGHVQIADNPGRGAPGTGTVPLEEHLDQLAKAGYEGLVGLEYKPGDRPSAEALEWLPREARAAH encoded by the coding sequence ATGGGATTCGCAGAGCAGCGCTACAACGTCAACCTGTCGATCCTCTTCACGGAACTCCCGCTCCTGGAGCGCCCCGCGGCCGCCGCCGCGGCCGGCTTCACCGCGGTCGAGCTGTGGTGGCCCTGGGTCGACTCGCCCACCCCCGCGCGGTCCGAACTCGACGCCCTGCGGGGCGCGATCGAGGACGCGGGCGTGCGGCTGACCGGGCTGAACTTCTACTCCGGAGTGCTCCCGGGCCCCGACCGGGGCGCGCTGTCGATCCCGGGCGAGGAGTCGGAGCGGTTCCGCGCCAACATCGACGTGGCCGCGGACTTCGCCGGGTCCGTCGGCTGCGGGGCGCTCAACGCCCTCTACGGCAACCGCGTCGCCGGTGTGGACCCGGCCGAGCAGGACGCGCTCGCGCTGCGGAACCTGGTCCTGGCGGCGCGGGCCGCCGACCGGATCGGCGCGATGCTGCTGATCGAGGTCCTGAACAAGGTGGAGTCGCCGCTCTACCCCCTGGTGTCGGCCCCGGCCGCCGTCTGCGTCGTCGACAAGGTCAACCAGGCGTCGGGCCTCGGCAACGCGCGCTTCCTGATGGACCTCTACCACCTGTCCATGAACGGCGAGGACCTGCCGCGGGTGATCGCCGAGTACGCCGACAGGACCGGCCATGTGCAGATCGCCGACAACCCCGGCCGCGGCGCCCCCGGCACCGGGACCGTCCCGCTGGAGGAGCACCTCGACCAGCTCGCCAAGGCCGGGTACGAGGGCCTGGTCGGCCTGGAGTACAAGCCGGGCGACCGGCCTAGCGCCGAGGCCTTGGAGTGGCTCCCCCGAGAGGCCCGCGCGGCGCACTGA
- a CDS encoding SpoIIE family protein phosphatase yields MVEGAVPGPGDEGRSWSTAQPGFWRQVVEQLNTALMVVGSTGRILAVNPAAERLLGRAATAMRGKDAHELLHRDAGGGSLIRERCPLLRALAAGVATSGEGDSHLRGDGRLVTISWSASPLADDGSFEGMAVLFTDVTGDHGARRERAAYTSALEDLTERLTLVAEITDVLGQTLETDEALARLGRLLVPRLADWAAVDLRAGSGQVHRVAVTGPAGRDPTLEGRREHLPEAGEADRSPLVHVLRGGAPVLWDEVVTAAAPPEAPLAAVHGDFLRTVGATSAITVPLGSRRQITGALTVVRTDPAHPFDADDLEVVSDIGRRVGLVIDNARRFGRQRAIAEAMQRNLLAPLPQPGRLRLAARYQPAPAGSQVGGDWYDAFELKDGTLALVIGDVVGHDLTAAAGMAQLHGILRSLAWDHSWDHAGPPGTIVDRLDDAMPAITTVSMATLVLARVEGHPDAGPWTLRWTSAGHPPPLLLTPGGHARYLEGGQGLLLGAPPDPGAGSRPNAAQPLPPGSTLLLYTDGLIEIPGSDLDTGLGRLRHHALALADAPLDTLCDELLARMPPGSADDVALLALRMPTD; encoded by the coding sequence ATGGTGGAGGGTGCGGTGCCCGGTCCGGGAGACGAGGGGCGGTCGTGGTCGACGGCCCAGCCGGGGTTCTGGCGCCAGGTCGTCGAGCAGCTGAACACCGCCCTGATGGTGGTCGGGTCGACCGGACGGATCCTCGCCGTCAACCCGGCCGCCGAGCGGCTGCTGGGCCGTGCCGCCACCGCGATGCGCGGGAAGGACGCGCACGAACTGCTGCACCGGGACGCGGGCGGCGGCTCGCTCATCCGGGAGCGGTGCCCGCTGCTCCGGGCGCTGGCCGCGGGGGTCGCCACGAGCGGGGAGGGCGACAGCCATTTGCGCGGTGACGGTCGTCTGGTCACGATCTCCTGGTCCGCTTCCCCGCTGGCGGACGACGGCTCCTTCGAGGGCATGGCCGTGCTGTTCACCGACGTCACCGGTGACCATGGCGCGCGTCGGGAACGGGCCGCCTACACGAGTGCGCTGGAGGACCTCACCGAGCGGCTGACGCTGGTCGCGGAGATCACCGACGTACTCGGGCAGACCCTGGAGACCGACGAGGCCCTCGCCCGGCTGGGCCGCCTGCTGGTTCCCCGCCTCGCCGACTGGGCGGCGGTGGACCTCCGGGCCGGTTCCGGGCAGGTCCACCGGGTCGCGGTGACCGGTCCCGCGGGCCGGGACCCCACGCTGGAGGGCAGGCGTGAACACCTTCCCGAGGCCGGGGAGGCGGACCGATCGCCTCTTGTCCACGTACTGCGCGGCGGTGCTCCCGTGCTGTGGGACGAGGTCGTGACGGCGGCCGCCCCGCCCGAGGCTCCCCTGGCCGCCGTGCACGGCGACTTCCTGCGGACCGTGGGCGCGACGTCCGCCATCACGGTGCCGCTGGGGTCCAGACGGCAGATCACCGGCGCCCTGACGGTGGTGCGAACCGACCCGGCGCACCCCTTCGACGCCGACGACCTGGAGGTGGTGAGCGACATCGGCCGCCGGGTCGGTCTGGTCATCGACAACGCACGGCGGTTCGGCCGCCAGCGCGCCATCGCCGAGGCCATGCAGCGCAACCTGCTCGCCCCGCTGCCCCAGCCCGGCCGCCTGCGCCTGGCCGCCCGCTACCAGCCCGCCCCGGCCGGCTCCCAGGTGGGCGGCGACTGGTACGACGCGTTCGAGCTGAAGGACGGCACGCTCGCGCTGGTCATCGGCGACGTCGTGGGTCACGACCTGACGGCGGCGGCCGGGATGGCCCAACTGCACGGCATCCTGCGCTCGCTGGCCTGGGACCACTCGTGGGACCACGCCGGGCCGCCGGGCACCATCGTGGACCGCCTCGACGACGCCATGCCCGCCATCACCACCGTCTCCATGGCGACCCTCGTCCTCGCCCGGGTCGAAGGCCACCCGGACGCGGGTCCATGGACCCTGCGGTGGACCAGTGCCGGACACCCGCCGCCTCTGCTGCTGACCCCCGGCGGACACGCGCGGTACCTCGAAGGCGGCCAGGGGCTCCTCCTCGGCGCCCCACCGGACCCCGGCGCGGGCAGCCGTCCGAACGCCGCGCAGCCCCTGCCGCCCGGTTCCACCCTGCTGCTCTACACCGACGGCCTGATCGAGATCCCCGGCAGCGACCTCGACACCGGCCTGGGCCGCCTGCGCCACCACGCTCTGGCACTCGCCGACGCACCACTGGACACCCTGTGCGACGAACTGCTCGCCCGTATGCCGCCCGGCAGCGCCGACGACGTGGCCCTCCTCGCCCTGCGTATGCCGACGGATTGA
- a CDS encoding PRC-barrel domain-containing protein — protein MIRSADIREWRNHDVVDAKQRRIGMLEAVYVDTVTDEPAMATVRTGLPTRHRLVFVPLDDAVVGPGYVKVSYHKGQVRKAPSIGTDDVLPAEQEEEIFRHYGMTYRPGAGGARQLARR, from the coding sequence ATGATCCGTTCAGCCGACATCCGCGAGTGGCGCAACCATGACGTGGTCGACGCGAAACAGCGCAGGATCGGCATGCTCGAAGCGGTCTACGTGGACACCGTCACCGACGAACCGGCCATGGCCACCGTCCGGACCGGGCTGCCCACCCGTCACCGCCTGGTCTTCGTCCCCCTCGACGACGCGGTGGTCGGCCCGGGCTACGTCAAGGTCTCCTACCACAAGGGGCAGGTACGGAAAGCCCCGTCGATCGGGACGGACGACGTGCTGCCGGCCGAGCAGGAGGAGGAGATCTTCCGGCACTACGGCATGACGTACCGGCCGGGAGCAGGAGGCGCACGTCAGCTCGCCCGCCGCTGA